In one Magallana gigas chromosome 7, xbMagGiga1.1, whole genome shotgun sequence genomic region, the following are encoded:
- the LOC105341082 gene encoding uncharacterized protein — protein sequence MYRSDEYSTVRSTMDYLYTPMPSKSYQNAPSKEGRDGEKKPSPSKQFLTIPNKGSQDGEKKYRETHSIYDWYHPDQTEDSAKRFLEEYPYEPLDQSALFLVHPYGEEIYKDDVKYVISCKWRMKIYQYRVRYKKEEGVYTVRSGKASSLLDLVEQYRLTAVGMDGIKSIYSKDSALSHLLYPIAWPKKYKDRCYHGLLGREEAEGTLRESFKKRDNCSPFLVRDSFSEPGRLVISGMFVKKSDKSEKFRHVEIGLEDKMFMALDCRESSLSALAKSIEEKSRNYSDLLELKAIAREGYHGVDIEVLENFLPPSIKKMDESAINAYREALEEGSENYNHVRVMVVGYHGAGKSSLTKRLLREKVEDVRSTDGVEIFTKRGRFQLSDHAWIKYDGKQENENETLERIARYLTQRFPRGVPAYLSLDDDNYESPKMEPTQAIEEPTPDIHIPTESPRPRSNFHTKPWQEPENFNVTISPAQYHVTPRRGFELPSESSGFKRNRILSSLSPQPKRPVSSAYKSHSPINARKPQSGPHFKDPIKIKCNSPPSTDSESEDESGGNRAQEYGNHFTTVISDLKKKFVTSNKELDPSVKKSCSMGETENDDFQKGSDYCIEDARDKPQLERGISFNDSQGKQAMKDDLEELLQMSSKFLQNEMGSITFWDFAGQTVFQTTHQAFMSSKAVYLLVTDVSRPMNDSIGDDDDDECQCGSDHQKSVKDFLKFWFNTIHTYSSESQKGSPKILVVSTHKDKVQNGDKEIEEHFRDIKRVAKKKMLLPHLVPEMFCVDCNDKDEDVFDKIRSKILEIAKEESIFPQSIPTSYIYLERKIIDMRNKGKKVLSFSEVKKLNKFCALHLKDEKEIKIFLQFHHAIGNILYYDEKGLDDIIVLNPQWLVDAFKCLITTEKFLDSTTHQADFLLEEMKKTGYLSMENIEALWSDREDSSYLENKEHIIKILERMDIIAKPTRFEQNGESSHEMSTFLVPCMMNVDSSNVRNKWLQSKNASKIAVPALGFYFKDEFMPPAVFYRLLAACMAKFPAVEQNDVPQVFANTAVFRLDKYNFLLLVHEDFLIRAWVLSFSNTAEQSSIRYTIRKFLEESLTIILEIYASCTACPDHKLTKRCSVCRKCNVNFPFRVVLQCSNCLSQETAFKGLHFWGDLESNESVVCADHDEIHVIESTDMLKYWQCPKVEHSDNLSLSVRASRSSLESPISKPYKTLGRLARRVSGYWQNIAYQLELGDNFVETTKQNFPHLASDCCFHTLKTWYDKSAEKERTLQTLEGVFTNIDIDRETLQMLDTADIEWQENKYLEKEVSERGIDIICNKLGKKSYQLAIELGLLPEEIEQTQMDFRLSIERSREYIKKWRQREKNNATYKVLLQALATVEVDSYREILLSIY from the exons ATGTATCGTAGCGACGAGTACAGTACAGTACGAAGTACAATGGATTACCTTTATACGCCAATGCCATCGAAGTCTTACCAGAATGCCCCAAGCAAAGAGGGGCGGGATGGAGAGAAGAAACCATCACCATCGAAACAGTTCCTTACTATCCCAAATAAAGGGAGCCAAGACGGAGAGAAAAAATACAGAGAAACACATAG CATTTATGATTGGTACCATCCCGATCAAACGGAGGACTCAGCCAAACGTTTTCTTGAAGAGTATCCATATGAACCATTGGACCAATCCGCCCTTTTCTTAGTGCACCCGTACGGAGAAGAGATATATAAAGATGATGTTAAATACGTCATTTCCTGCAA ATGGAGAATGAAAATTTATCAGTATCGGGTTCGGTACAAAAAGGAGGAAGGTGTGTACACAGTCCGTAGCGGTAAGGCCAGCAGTCTTTTGGATTTGGTGGAGCAGTATCGTCTAACCGCTGTGGGGATGGATGGTATTAAGTCTATCTACAGCAAAGACTCCGCCCTTTCTCATCTGTTGTACCCAATAGCCTGGCCCAAGAAGTACAAAGATCG ATGCTACCATGGTTTACTTGGGCGAGAAGAAGCAGAGGGCACTCTTCGagagagttttaaaaaacgAGACAATTGTAGTCCCTTTCTTGTAAGGGACAGCTTTTCAGAACCCGGAAGATTGGTCATATCGGGAATGTTTGTCAAAAAGTCGGATAAATCCGAGAAATTTCGTCATGTTGAAATTGGCTTGGAG GATAAGATGTTTATGGCATTGGATTGCAGGGAGTCTAGTCTATCTGCGTTGGCCAAGAGCATTGAGGAAAAGTCCAGAAATTATAGTGACTTGCTGGAACTAAAG GCAATCGCTCGAGAAGGATACCATGGTGTAGATATCG AAGTTTTAGAAAACTTTCTTCCACCATCCATAAAAAAGATGGACGAATCGGCCATCAATGCCTATCGTGAGGCCCTTGAGGAGGGATCAGAAAATTACAACCACGTGCGCGTCATGGTAGTTGGCTACCACGGGGCGGGAAAATCCAGTCTTACAAAACGTCTGCTGAGAGAAAAAGTAGAGGACGTCCGGAGCACTGATGGAGTAGAGATTTTCACCAAGAGGGGGCGCTTTCAACTTAGTGATCATGCCTGGATCAAATACGATGGCAAACAAG aaaatgaaaacgaaacacTCGAAAGAATAGCAAGATATTTGACACAGAGATTCCCTAGAGGAGTTCCAGCCTATTTATCACTGGATGATGATAATTACGAAAGCCCAAAAATGGAACCGACACAAGCCATCGAGGAACCTACCCCAGATATACATATACCCACTGAATCTCCAAGACCACGTTCAAATTTTCACACAAAACCATGGCAAGAACCAGAAAATTTCAATGTGACAATTTCTCCAGCACAATATCATGTCACTCCTCGAAGAGGATTTGAGTTACCTTCTGAAAGCTCGGGATTTAAACGAAACAGAATACTATCCTCACTGTCTCCACAACCCAAAAGACCTGTATCATCGGCTTATAAATCTCATAGTCCAATCAATGCTAGGAAGCCACAGTCTGGACCACATTTCAAGGATCCAATAAAGATTAAATGTAACTCACCCCCATCTACTGACAGCGAATCGGAGGACGAGAGCGGAGGCAACAGAGCACAAGAATATGGAAATCATTTTACCACAGTAATTTCCGatctaaaaaagaaatttgtcaCGTCTAATAAAGAGTTAGATCCATCGGTGAAAAAGAGTTGTTCTATGGGCGAAACAGAAAATGACGATTTCCAAAAGGGGAGTGATTATTGCATAGAGGATGCACGCGATAAACCTCAGCTGGAAAGGGGCATTTCGTTCAATGATAGTCAAGGAAAACAAGCAATGAAGGATGATCTGGAGGAG TTGCTTCAAATGTCCTCAAAGTTTCTACAAAATGAGATGGGTTCCATTACATTTTGGGACTTTGCTGGCCAGACGGTGTTTCAAACTACCCACCAAGCATTCATGTCGTCCAAGGCCGTTTACCTTTTGGTGACCGATGTCTCACGACCAATGAATGATAGTATTGGAGACGATGACGACGACGAATGCCAATGTGGATCTGACCATCAAAAGTCGGTGAAAG ATTTCCTGAAGTTTTGGTTTAACACAATTCATACATATTCCTCCGAATCGCAAAAAGGTTCTCCAAAGATCCTAGTTGTGTCCACACACAAGGATAAAGTTcag AATGGTGACAAAGAAATTGAAGAACACTTCAGAGATATTAAAAGGGTagcaaaaaagaaaatgctTTTACCCCATCTTGTACCAGAAATGTTTTGCGTGGACTGTAATGATAAAGATGAAGATGTTTTCGACAAAATACGATCCAAAATTCTTGAAATAGCAAAGGAAGAAAGCATTTTCCCACAGAGCATTCCAACAAGTTATATCTATCTAGAACGGAAAATCATAGATATGCGAAATAAAGGGAAAAAGGTGCTGAGTTTTTCGGAAGTGAAGAAGTTAAACAAGTTTTGTGCGTTGCATTTAAAGGATGAAAAGGAGATCAAGATTTTCTTACAGTTTCATCATGCTATTGGCAACATATTGTACTATGATGAAAAGGGTTTGGATGATATCATTGTCCTTAACCCTCAGTGGTTGGTAGATGCTTTTAAATGTCTGATCACGACCGAGAAGTTTCTCGATTCAACGACACACCAAGCGGACTTTTTACTGGAAGAAATGAAGAAAACTGGATATCTTAGCATGGAAAACATTGAAGCATTGTGGAGTGATCGGGAAGATTCTTCTTACTTGGAAAATAAGGAGcacataataaaaattttggaGAGAATGGATATAATCGCCAAACCTACGCGATTTGAGCAAAACGGAGAATCGTCTCATGAAATGTCAACGTTTCTTGTTCCTTGCATGATGAATGTGGATTCTTCCAACGTAAGAAACAAATGGTTGCAGTCGAAGAATGCCAGTAAGATAGCAGTACCAGCTTTAGGGTTCTACTTTAAAGACGAGTTTATGCCCCCGGCTGTATTTTATCGTCTGCTGGCGGCTTGCATGGCAAAATTTCCCGCGGTCGAACAGAACGATGTTCCACAAGTGTTTGCCAACACTGCAGTCTTCCGATTAGATAAATATAACTTTCTTCTGCTTGTCCATGAAGATTTTCTCATTCGTGCCTGGGTGTTGTCATTTTCAAACACCGCGGAGCAATCCTCAATTCGGTATACAATCAGAAAGTTTTTGGAAGAAAGTCTGACGATAATACTGGAAATATATGCTAGCTGCACAGCATGCCCGGATCACAAACTCACCAAAAGGTGTTCAGTCTGTCGGAAATGCAACGTCAACTTTCCATTTCGAGTAGTTTTGCAATGTAGCAACTGTCTCTCGCAGGAGACAGCTTTCAAAGGACTGCACTTTTGGGGAGACTTGGAATCCAACGAAAGTGTCGTCTGCGCCGACCACGACGAGATCCATGTTATTGAATCCACAGACATGTTGAAATACTGGCAGTGCCCCAAG GTAGAACACTCGGATAATTTATCGTTGTCTGTAagag CATCAAGATCTTCTCTAGAGTCTCCCATTTCGAAGCCATACAAAACCTTGGGCCGCCTTGCCAGAAGAGTTTCGGGGTATTGGCAAAATATAGCTTATCAACTGGAACTTGGCGATAATTTTGTAGAGACCACCAAGCAGAATTTTCCACACTTGGCTTCAGATTGCTGCTTCCACACTTTGAAGACTTGGTATGATAAGTCTGCCGAAAAGGAACGTACTCTTCAAACATTGGAGGGTGTCTTTACGAATATTGACATCGACCGAGAAACTTTGCAGATG ttaGACACAGCTGATATAGAGTGGCAAG aaaacaagTATCTAGAGAAGGAAGTCTCAGAACGAGGCATCGATATTATCTGTAACAAGCTAGGCAAGAAAAGCTACCAGCTTGCCATAGAGCTAGGCTTGCTTCCCGAGGAAATTGAACAGACTCAGATGGATTTCCGGTTGTCAATTGAGAGAAGTCGAGAGTATATCAAAAAATGGCGTCAAAGAGAGAAGAATAATGCAACATACAAAGTCTTGCTCCAGGCCTTAGCGACAGTTGAAGTAGATAGTTACAGAGAAATACTCTTATCAATATACTAA